A genomic region of Aquipuribacter hungaricus contains the following coding sequences:
- a CDS encoding FAD-binding protein encodes MQGAAVRTTNWAGNITFSASAVHRPTSVAELQSLVAGARRVRALGSGHSFSPVADTDGELVRLDGLPHLLEVDRDAATITVSGGVTYGEVAPVLHAAGLALPSMGSLPHISVAGASATGTHGSGDSNRVLAHSVVALQLVTADGDLLEVTRESDPERFPGMVVALGSLGVVTRLTLAAVPGFEIAQEVREKLPLQALLDQVDEVLSAGYSVSVFTSWQDPVEANVWIKRLPDAVPQALDWLGSSVADGPRHPVPGMPAGFSTEQMGTPGPWHERLPHFRMEFTPSSGDELQTEYFVPREHASAALAAVAEVAPLVAPVLQIGELRTIAADDLWLSSCYGRDTLAVHFTWVPDLDVVLPALEAVEAALAPFAPRPHWGKVFRMDPEVVASRYPRLDSFRALRDEMDPQRRFANAFVDRYLGA; translated from the coding sequence ATGCAGGGTGCCGCGGTACGCACGACCAACTGGGCCGGCAACATCACGTTCTCCGCCTCGGCCGTCCACCGGCCGACGTCGGTCGCCGAGCTCCAGTCCCTGGTGGCCGGCGCCCGGCGGGTGCGCGCGCTGGGCTCGGGCCACTCCTTCTCCCCCGTCGCCGACACCGACGGCGAGCTGGTGCGCCTGGACGGCCTGCCCCACCTGCTGGAGGTGGACCGGGACGCCGCGACCATCACGGTGAGCGGCGGCGTCACGTACGGCGAGGTGGCCCCCGTGCTGCACGCGGCCGGTCTGGCGCTGCCGAGCATGGGCTCCCTGCCGCACATCAGCGTCGCCGGGGCCAGCGCGACCGGCACCCACGGCTCGGGCGACTCCAACCGCGTGCTCGCGCACTCGGTGGTGGCCCTGCAGCTCGTCACGGCCGACGGCGACCTGCTCGAGGTGACCCGGGAGTCCGACCCCGAGCGGTTCCCCGGCATGGTCGTCGCGCTCGGCAGCCTCGGTGTGGTGACCCGGCTGACGCTCGCCGCGGTCCCCGGCTTCGAGATCGCGCAGGAGGTCCGCGAGAAGCTGCCCCTGCAGGCGCTGCTCGACCAGGTCGACGAGGTGCTGTCCGCGGGCTACAGCGTGAGCGTCTTCACCAGCTGGCAGGACCCGGTCGAGGCGAACGTGTGGATCAAGCGCCTCCCCGACGCGGTCCCGCAGGCGCTGGACTGGCTCGGCAGCAGCGTCGCCGACGGTCCGCGCCACCCGGTCCCCGGCATGCCCGCCGGGTTCAGCACCGAGCAGATGGGCACGCCGGGCCCGTGGCACGAGCGCCTCCCCCACTTCCGGATGGAGTTCACGCCCAGCAGCGGGGACGAGCTGCAGACGGAGTACTTCGTCCCCCGCGAGCACGCCTCCGCGGCGCTGGCCGCGGTGGCGGAGGTGGCGCCGCTCGTCGCCCCCGTCCTGCAGATCGGCGAGCTGCGGACGATCGCCGCCGACGACCTCTGGCTCAGCTCCTGCTACGGGCGCGACACCCTGGCGGTCCACTTCACGTGGGTCCCGGACCTCGACGTCGTCCTGCCTGCCCTCGAGGCCGTCGAGGCGGCGCTGGCACCGTTCGCCCCGCGCCCGCACTGGGGCAAGGTCTTCCGGATGGACCCCGAGGTCGTGGCCTCGCGGTACCCGCGCCTGGACAGCTTCCGCGCGCTGCGCGACGAGATGGACCCGCAGCGCCGCTTCGCCAACGCCTTCGTCGACCGGTACCTCGGGGCCTGA